The following are from one region of the Oncorhynchus nerka isolate Pitt River linkage group LG8, Oner_Uvic_2.0, whole genome shotgun sequence genome:
- the sstr1b gene encoding somatostatin receptor type 1, whose translation MDNMAANGTRNYPAYPTDFPYNSSLDYEDYDQEPDTSKIIIPSIYALVCCVGLTGNTMVIYVILKYAKMKTATNIYILNLAIADELFMLSVPFLATSAAVRHWPFGSLMCRLVLSVDGINMFTSIFCLTVLSVDRYVAVVHPIKAARYRRPTVAKVVNVCVWGLSLLVILPIIIFADTVPAQDGGVDCNFLWPEAAWSEAFVVYTFLLGFLLPVGAICLCYCLMVARMRAVGLKAGWLQRRRSEKKITRMVVCVVAVFVLCWMPFYIVQLVSVFHHPPNPIVTQLFVILSYANSGANPILYGFVSDNFRRSFQRIVCFRWLESGLDCEQVDYRAVALKRQATNGQKDFPKECLASDMVFRNGTYTSRTTTL comes from the coding sequence ATGGACAACATGGCCGCCAATGGGACCAGAAACTACCCAGCATACCCCACTGACTTCCCCTACAACTCCAGCCTAGACTATGAGGACTACGACCAGGAACCTGACACCAGCAAGATCATCATCCCCTCCATCTACGCCCTGGTCTGCTGCGTGGGTCTAACAGGCAACACCATGGTTATCTACGTTATCCTTAAGTACGCCAAGATGAAAACCGCCACCAATATTTATATATTGAATCTGGCAATTGCAGATGAACTGTTTATGTTGAGTGTGCCGTTTCTGGCGACATCGGCGGCTGTACGTCATTGGCCATTTGGCTCGCTCATGTGCCGTCTGGTGTTGAGCGTGGATGGCATTAACATGTTTACGTCCATCTTCTGTCTGACGGTGTTGAGCGTGGATCGATACGTGGCCGTGGTTCACCCTATCAAGGCTGCCCGCTACCGCCGACCGACTGTTGCCAAAGTAGTCAACGTCTGCGTGTGGGGCCTCTCGCTCCTCGTCATCCTCCCCATTATAATTTTTGCCGACACGGTCCCGGCGCAGGACGGCGGTGTGGACTGCAACTTTCTGTGGCCTGAGGCAGCGTGGTCGGAGGCGTTCGTGGTCTACACCTTCCTGCTCGGCTTCCTGCTTCCTGTGGGCGCAATCTGCCTCTGCTACTGCCTGATGGTGGCGCGCATGCGGGCGGTCGGGCTGAAAGCCGGTTGGCTGCAGCGGCGACGCTCTGAGAAAAAGATCACAcggatggtggtgtgtgtggtggcggTTTTTGTCCTCTGCTGGATGCCTTTCTACATCGTCCAGCTGGTCAGCGTGTTCCACCACCCTCCCAACCCCATTGTCACCCAGCTCTTCGTCATCCTAAGTTATGCCAACAGCGGCGCCAACCCGATCCTCTATGGCTTTGTGTCGGATAACTTCCGCCGGTCGTTCCAGAGGATTGTGTGTTTCCGTTGGTTGGAGTCTGGGCTGGACTGTGAACAGGTGGACTACCGTGCTGTAGCCCTGAAGAGACAGGCCACCAATGGACAGAAAGACTTCCCTAAGGAATGTCTGGCATCTGATATGGTGTTCCGGAATGGAACATATACCTCACGCACTACTACATTGTGA